From one Acidibrevibacterium fodinaquatile genomic stretch:
- the ilvD gene encoding dihydroxy-acid dehydratase: MLEKRWDKSRLPSRHVSVGPDRAPHRSYYYAMGLTEEEIEQPLVGVATCWNEAAPCNIALSRQAQSVKRGVAEARGTPREFTTITVTDGIAMGHQGMKSSLVSREIIADSVEVTMRGHCYDALVGLAGCDKSLPGMMMAMLRLNVPSVFMYGGSILPGRYQGRDVTVVDVFEAVGQHAAGKMTDEELHELECVACPSAGACGGQFTANTMAMVSEVMGLALPGSAGAPAPYEERDRFGFESGRAVMALLERNLRPRDIVTRKALENAAVAVGATGGSTNAGLHLPAIAHEAGIRFTMDDVVAIMRRTPYIADLKPGGKYVALDVHRIGGIPVIMKALLDAGLLHGDCITVTGKTLAENLKDVVFPTDQDVVYPVSRAISPTGGVVGLRGNLAPDGAIVKVAGLAAQRFEGTALCFDCEEDAFAAVQARAYKAGDVIVIRYEGPKGGPGMREMLSTTSAIYGQGMGEQVALITDGRFSGGTRGFCVGHVGPEAAVGGPIALLRNGDRITIDAIAGTIEVALSEAELAERRKAWKPRPTDYNAGALWKYAQLVGPAHLGALTHPGGAAETHCYADQ; encoded by the coding sequence ATGCTCGAAAAACGCTGGGACAAGAGCCGCCTGCCGTCGCGGCATGTGTCCGTCGGCCCCGATCGCGCCCCGCATCGCAGCTATTATTACGCCATGGGGCTGACCGAGGAAGAGATCGAGCAGCCCTTGGTCGGTGTCGCCACCTGCTGGAACGAGGCCGCGCCGTGCAACATCGCGCTCTCGCGCCAGGCGCAGTCGGTCAAGCGCGGGGTCGCCGAAGCGCGCGGAACCCCGCGCGAATTCACCACCATCACCGTGACCGACGGCATCGCCATGGGCCATCAGGGGATGAAATCCTCGCTGGTCTCGCGCGAGATCATCGCCGACTCGGTGGAAGTCACGATGCGCGGGCATTGCTATGACGCGCTGGTCGGCCTCGCCGGCTGCGACAAATCGCTGCCCGGCATGATGATGGCGATGCTCCGGCTCAATGTCCCGAGCGTGTTCATGTATGGCGGCTCGATCCTGCCGGGGCGCTATCAAGGCCGCGACGTCACCGTCGTCGATGTTTTCGAGGCGGTCGGCCAACACGCTGCCGGCAAGATGACGGATGAGGAGCTGCACGAGCTGGAATGCGTCGCCTGCCCCTCGGCCGGGGCCTGCGGCGGGCAGTTCACCGCCAACACCATGGCGATGGTGAGCGAGGTGATGGGGCTCGCGCTTCCCGGCTCGGCCGGCGCGCCGGCGCCCTATGAGGAGCGCGACCGCTTCGGTTTTGAGTCCGGCCGCGCGGTAATGGCGCTGCTCGAGCGCAATCTCCGCCCGCGCGACATCGTAACGCGCAAGGCCCTCGAAAACGCCGCCGTTGCCGTCGGCGCCACCGGCGGCTCGACCAATGCCGGCCTCCATCTGCCGGCGATCGCGCACGAGGCCGGTATTCGTTTCACCATGGATGATGTCGTCGCGATCATGCGGCGCACGCCTTATATCGCCGATCTCAAGCCGGGCGGGAAATATGTCGCCCTCGATGTCCATCGCATCGGCGGCATTCCGGTGATCATGAAGGCGCTGCTCGATGCCGGCCTGCTGCATGGCGACTGCATCACCGTCACCGGCAAGACGCTCGCCGAAAACCTCAAAGACGTGGTCTTCCCGACCGACCAGGACGTGGTCTATCCGGTGAGCCGGGCGATTTCGCCGACCGGCGGCGTCGTTGGTCTGCGCGGCAATCTCGCGCCGGACGGCGCGATCGTGAAGGTCGCCGGGCTCGCAGCGCAGCGTTTCGAGGGCACGGCGCTCTGCTTCGATTGCGAGGAAGATGCCTTCGCCGCCGTCCAGGCCCGCGCCTACAAAGCCGGCGATGTCATCGTCATCCGCTATGAGGGGCCGAAGGGCGGGCCCGGGATGCGCGAGATGCTCTCCACCACCTCCGCGATCTACGGCCAGGGGATGGGCGAGCAGGTGGCGCTGATCACCGATGGCCGCTTCTCCGGCGGCACACGCGGCTTCTGCGTCGGCCATGTCGGGCCGGAGGCGGCGGTGGGCGGCCCGATCGCGCTTTTGCGCAACGGCGATCGCATCACCATCGACGCCATCGCCGGCACCATCGAGGTCGCGCTCTCGGAGGCTGAACTCGCCGAGCGCCGCAAGGCCTGGAAACCACGGCCGACCGATTACAACGCCGGGGCACTCTGGAAATACGCCCAGCTCGTCGGCCCCGCCCATCTCGGCGCCCTGACCCATCCCGGTGGCGCGGCAGAGACGCATTGCTACGCCGATCAGTGA
- a CDS encoding alpha/beta fold hydrolase, whose amino-acid sequence MAVPPTRRTHAVNGVTLSVLEAGAEDAPLVILCHGFPELALSWRHQIAALAAAGYRVAAPDMRGYGESSAPAESAAYSVFHLTGDMVALAGALGAARAAIIGHDWGAQIAWQAALFRPDLFPAIAALSVPFRARGPAPPLAMLREAGMTRFYWFHFQAEGPAEAEFARDPEATFRRLFATGARADAAAAASALDIPEGGGFLTKLPDPGAPPPWLDAETFAAFVATYRRTGFRGGLNWYRNIDRNWALTAPWQGAKIHQPALFIAGDHDAVIAGPMGARALATLAENVPGLTRTLLLPGAGHWVQQERAAEVSAALVDFLGRHFPARPG is encoded by the coding sequence ATGGCCGTGCCCCCCACCCGCCGGACGCATGCGGTCAACGGCGTCACGCTCTCGGTTCTCGAAGCGGGCGCCGAGGATGCGCCGCTCGTCATTCTGTGCCACGGCTTTCCCGAACTCGCGCTCTCCTGGCGCCATCAGATCGCGGCCCTGGCCGCGGCCGGCTACCGCGTCGCAGCCCCCGACATGCGCGGCTATGGCGAGAGTTCGGCGCCGGCGGAGAGCGCCGCTTACAGCGTGTTCCACCTCACGGGGGACATGGTGGCGCTGGCGGGCGCCCTGGGCGCCGCGCGGGCCGCGATCATCGGCCATGATTGGGGGGCGCAGATCGCCTGGCAGGCGGCGCTGTTCCGCCCCGATCTGTTTCCCGCGATCGCCGCCCTCAGCGTCCCGTTCCGCGCGCGCGGCCCGGCGCCGCCGCTCGCCATGCTGCGTGAGGCCGGGATGACGCGGTTTTACTGGTTTCATTTTCAGGCCGAGGGGCCGGCCGAGGCCGAATTCGCGCGCGATCCAGAGGCGACCTTCCGCCGCTTGTTCGCAACCGGCGCCCGCGCCGACGCGGCGGCCGCGGCGAGCGCGCTCGACATTCCCGAAGGCGGCGGGTTTCTGACGAAACTGCCCGACCCCGGGGCGCCACCACCCTGGCTGGATGCGGAAACCTTCGCCGCTTTCGTCGCAACCTATCGCCGCACCGGATTTCGCGGCGGCCTCAACTGGTATCGCAACATTGACCGCAATTGGGCGCTGACGGCGCCCTGGCAGGGCGCGAAAATCCACCAGCCGGCGCTCTTCATCGCCGGCGACCACGATGCCGTCATCGCGGGACCGATGGGCGCGCGCGCCTTGGCGACATTGGCGGAAAATGTGCCGGGGCTGACCCGAACCCTCCTCCTCCCCGGCGCCGGGCATTGGGTGCAGCAAGAACGCGCCGCCGAGGTCAGCGCGGCGCTGGTCGATTTTCTCGGGCGCCATTTTCCCGCGCGGCCGGGATGA
- a CDS encoding bifunctional diguanylate cyclase/phosphodiesterase has protein sequence MIKVLACLTQQHDPRLIALAVFICAIACITVVAMLTRALKNRGMGRAAWTIAATFAFGSGVWALHFIAMLAFQAHMPVAYDVSWTVFSILVAIIGTLPGFALFLSAPRRPLVALLGGTIVGLGITAMHFTGMMAMRLGAIVIFQRSYVIAAIIVGAAFGALALFVAGRWQTTAGRLLGGLLLAFAIVAMHFTGMTAVVLAPVLGPGIAPGDAVFTPALLAIAVAAISSLILLAGLMFALIDARMERRDLAETWRLRQIADSAFEGLMIHRDGIIIDVNAAFTGMVGLPKDQIIGRSVLDFAAQQDIAHVKERLATSRNDLEECAFRAANGTVLPVEVLARDIEYGGKPAKVVALRDISERKKAAEQLEYLAHHDPLTGLANRSLLRERISASIALAEKSDESLALLLLDLDRFKAVNDLHGHPIGDQVLVRVAARLRAAARGAEIIARLGGDEFVILLTAEAGAEAARAAEVAQRVIASLTEPFEVGASFLQINTSIGVSLYPQHGADADELLKNADTALYSAKRAGRGTQRMFDPAMDAELRRRRHLEQDLRLAIRRRTLDIHFQPLFKNDGKTLAGFEALARWRHPAFGPISPADFIPLAEESGLIVPLGRLVLETACTEAASWSQPHRIAVNISPAQLRAGNLVATVTEVLARTGLPPSRLELEVTESLLIEDTEATLATLSALKALGLRIVLDDFGTGYSSLSYLRRFPFDKLKIDRSFIQALGENDEAMAIVRAIVALADSLTLDVTAEGVETETQLRLLQEESNAEMQGYLLGRPAPADTFSGLLATGAAKQAGGRFPHFEAAANQA, from the coding sequence ATGATCAAAGTTCTTGCGTGTCTGACGCAGCAGCATGACCCACGGTTGATTGCTCTGGCCGTTTTTATCTGCGCCATTGCCTGCATCACCGTGGTCGCGATGCTCACGCGGGCGTTGAAAAACCGCGGCATGGGCCGCGCCGCCTGGACCATCGCTGCAACCTTCGCGTTCGGCAGCGGCGTCTGGGCGCTCCATTTCATCGCCATGCTGGCCTTTCAGGCGCATATGCCTGTCGCCTATGACGTCTCATGGACGGTGTTTTCGATCCTGGTTGCGATCATCGGCACGCTGCCGGGCTTCGCCCTATTCCTCTCGGCGCCTCGCCGCCCGCTCGTCGCCCTGCTCGGTGGCACGATCGTCGGCCTCGGCATTACCGCCATGCATTTCACCGGCATGATGGCGATGCGCCTTGGCGCCATCGTGATATTTCAGCGCTCTTACGTCATCGCCGCGATCATCGTCGGCGCCGCATTCGGGGCGCTCGCGCTCTTTGTCGCCGGGCGCTGGCAGACCACCGCCGGCCGGCTGCTGGGCGGACTTTTGCTGGCCTTCGCCATCGTCGCCATGCATTTCACCGGCATGACGGCGGTGGTGCTAGCGCCGGTGCTCGGCCCTGGCATCGCGCCTGGGGATGCGGTGTTCACGCCGGCGCTGCTCGCGATCGCGGTGGCCGCGATCAGCAGCCTGATATTGCTCGCCGGGCTGATGTTCGCCCTCATCGACGCGCGGATGGAGCGGCGCGACCTCGCCGAGACGTGGCGGCTCCGTCAGATCGCCGATTCCGCCTTCGAGGGGCTGATGATCCACCGTGACGGGATCATCATCGATGTCAATGCCGCCTTCACCGGGATGGTCGGCCTGCCCAAGGATCAGATCATCGGCCGCTCGGTGCTTGATTTCGCCGCCCAGCAGGACATCGCGCATGTGAAGGAGCGGCTTGCCACCAGCCGGAACGACCTCGAGGAGTGTGCGTTCCGCGCCGCCAATGGCACGGTTCTGCCGGTCGAGGTCCTCGCGCGCGACATCGAATATGGCGGCAAGCCTGCGAAGGTCGTTGCCCTGCGCGATATTTCGGAGCGGAAAAAAGCCGCTGAGCAGCTCGAATATCTCGCGCACCACGATCCGCTCACCGGTCTCGCCAACCGCTCCCTGCTGCGCGAGCGCATCAGCGCGTCGATCGCGCTCGCGGAGAAAAGCGACGAGAGCCTGGCGTTGCTCCTGCTCGATCTCGATCGCTTCAAGGCGGTGAACGATCTCCATGGTCATCCCATCGGCGACCAGGTTCTGGTCCGCGTCGCCGCCCGGCTGCGTGCCGCCGCGCGCGGCGCCGAAATCATCGCGCGGCTCGGTGGCGACGAATTCGTCATCCTCCTCACGGCCGAGGCCGGGGCGGAGGCCGCGCGCGCGGCCGAGGTCGCACAGCGCGTGATCGCGTCCCTGACCGAGCCGTTCGAAGTCGGCGCATCATTCCTCCAAATCAACACCAGCATCGGAGTTTCACTCTATCCGCAGCACGGCGCCGACGCCGACGAGTTGCTGAAAAACGCCGATACCGCCCTCTATTCGGCCAAACGCGCCGGCCGCGGCACGCAGCGCATGTTCGACCCGGCGATGGATGCCGAATTGCGGCGCCGCCGGCATCTCGAACAGGATCTCCGCCTCGCCATCCGGCGGCGGACGCTAGACATCCATTTCCAACCGCTCTTCAAGAACGATGGTAAGACCTTGGCCGGTTTCGAGGCGCTGGCGCGCTGGCGGCATCCCGCATTCGGCCCGATCTCACCCGCCGATTTCATTCCGCTGGCCGAGGAAAGCGGCCTCATCGTGCCGCTCGGCCGCTTGGTTCTTGAAACCGCCTGCACCGAAGCGGCGTCTTGGTCACAACCGCACCGCATCGCCGTCAATATTTCGCCGGCCCAGCTCCGCGCTGGCAACCTCGTCGCGACGGTGACCGAAGTGCTGGCCAGAACCGGCCTTCCACCCAGCCGTCTCGAACTCGAAGTCACCGAAAGCCTACTGATCGAGGATACCGAGGCGACGCTCGCGACGCTCAGCGCACTCAAGGCGCTCGGGCTTCGCATCGTGCTCGACGATTTCGGCACCGGCTATTCCAGCCTCAGCTATCTTCGCCGTTTCCCCTTCGACAAGCTGAAGATCGACCGCTCCTTCATCCAAGCGCTCGGCGAGAATGACGAGGCGATGGCGATCGTGCGGGCGATCGTCGCGCTCGCCGATAGCCTGACCCTCGACGTCACGGCCGAAGGGGTCGAAACCGAGACGCAGCTTCGCTTGCTGCAAGAGGAATCCAACGCCGAGATGCAGGGGTATCTGCTCGGCCGCCCTGCCCCCGCCGATACCTTCTCGGGCCTGCTCGCGACTGGCGCGGCAAAGCAGGCCGGCGGCCGCTTCCCGCACTTCGAAGCCGCCGCCAACCAGGCCTGA
- a CDS encoding MFS transporter, which produces MSYAEAPRRTAGFSHLTPITKAEERKVIFASSLGTVFEWYDFFIFATLAPFFAGLFFPKGNDTAALLNAFAAYAVGFMVRPFGALVFGRIGDLVGRKYTFLVTILVMGLATFGTGLMPTFASVGWAAPILLIVLRLLQGLALGGEYGGAATYVAEHAPANGRGYATSWIQTTGSLGLLLSLAVIYTCRETFAPADFTAWGWRIPFLLSLILLIISLYIRLKLNESPVFLRIKEENRRSEAPLTESFFHYPNNKYVALALFGTCSGEGVIWYTAQFYALFFLTITLHLDYKLAYLMIGLQLVLGTPTLVFFGWLSDRIGRLKLMIASCVLSALTLMPLFHALSSAVNPDLVAFQAATPITVAADNCNFHVFVGPWSHFSACDKVKDLLTKSGLSFQSLPGIAGKDVVTTVAGVTLEGADTAKISAALKAAGYPEKADPAKINWPLAVLWLWIMLAYVGMIYGPIAAYLVELFPAKIRYSSMSLPYHIGNGWFGGILPLLATALVAWSGNIYYGLWFPILVAALNAVVAALFLHETKDVDIHA; this is translated from the coding sequence ATGAGTTACGCCGAAGCCCCGCGGAGGACCGCCGGCTTTTCCCACCTAACCCCGATCACCAAGGCCGAGGAACGCAAGGTCATCTTTGCATCGTCGCTCGGCACCGTGTTCGAATGGTATGATTTCTTCATCTTCGCGACCTTGGCGCCGTTTTTCGCCGGCCTCTTTTTCCCCAAGGGCAACGACACCGCCGCCCTCCTCAACGCCTTCGCGGCCTATGCGGTCGGCTTCATGGTGCGGCCCTTCGGCGCTCTGGTGTTCGGGCGCATCGGCGACCTGGTGGGACGCAAATATACCTTTCTCGTCACCATCCTGGTCATGGGCCTTGCCACGTTCGGGACCGGCCTGATGCCGACTTTCGCCTCCGTCGGCTGGGCGGCGCCTATTCTCTTGATCGTTCTCCGTCTCCTGCAGGGGCTTGCGCTCGGCGGTGAATATGGCGGTGCTGCGACCTATGTCGCCGAGCATGCCCCCGCCAATGGGCGCGGCTACGCGACGAGCTGGATCCAGACCACGGGCTCACTCGGCCTCTTGCTCTCGCTGGCGGTGATCTATACCTGCCGCGAGACGTTCGCCCCGGCCGACTTTACCGCCTGGGGCTGGCGGATCCCCTTCCTGCTGTCGCTCATCCTGCTGATCATCTCGCTCTACATCCGGCTCAAGCTCAATGAAAGCCCGGTGTTTTTGCGGATCAAGGAAGAAAATCGGCGCTCCGAGGCCCCGCTCACCGAAAGTTTTTTCCATTATCCCAATAACAAATACGTTGCCCTCGCGCTTTTCGGCACCTGCTCTGGCGAAGGGGTCATCTGGTACACGGCGCAATTTTACGCGCTGTTCTTCCTCACCATCACGCTGCATCTCGATTACAAGCTCGCCTATCTGATGATTGGCCTGCAACTCGTGCTCGGCACGCCGACACTCGTCTTCTTCGGCTGGCTTTCCGATCGCATCGGCCGGCTGAAGCTGATGATCGCGTCCTGCGTGCTCTCGGCGCTGACCTTGATGCCGCTGTTTCATGCCCTGAGTAGCGCGGTCAATCCCGATCTGGTCGCCTTCCAGGCCGCAACGCCGATCACCGTCGCCGCGGATAACTGCAATTTCCATGTTTTCGTCGGCCCCTGGTCGCATTTCAGCGCCTGTGACAAGGTCAAGGACCTATTGACCAAATCCGGGCTCTCGTTTCAGTCGCTACCCGGTATCGCCGGCAAGGACGTGGTAACGACAGTTGCCGGGGTGACCCTCGAAGGGGCGGATACGGCCAAAATTTCGGCGGCCCTCAAGGCCGCCGGCTATCCCGAGAAAGCCGATCCGGCAAAGATCAACTGGCCGCTCGCAGTTCTCTGGCTTTGGATCATGCTCGCTTATGTCGGCATGATCTACGGCCCGATCGCTGCCTATCTCGTCGAATTGTTCCCGGCAAAGATCCGCTATTCCTCGATGTCGCTGCCCTATCACATCGGCAATGGCTGGTTCGGCGGCATCCTGCCGCTGTTGGCGACGGCCTTGGTCGCCTGGTCGGGCAATATTTATTATGGACTCTGGTTCCCGATCCTCGTCGCGGCGCTCAACGCCGTGGTCGCGGCGCTGTTCCTGCACGAAACCAAGGACGTCGATATTCACGCCTGA
- a CDS encoding AMP-binding protein, with protein MNHQESRYGEVYRAWLRDPAAWWAEAASGIAWHKSWDRVFDASIGPYGVWFPGAELNICENCLDRHVAAGRGAQPALIWDSPLTGRIERFTYAELTARAARVAGALKALGVGRGDRVVIYMPMVPEAAITMLACARIGAIHSVVFGGFAAAELAARIADAKPLVIVAASCGLEPGRVVAYQPILDAALALSPHQPEACLILQREMAPATLTPGRDHDFLTAEAAAQPAAPVPVRATDPLYILYTSGTTGRPKGVVRDHGGYAVALNLSMGMIYGLGAGDVFWTASDVGWVVGHSYIVYAPLLAGCTTVMYEGKPVGTPDAGAFGRVIASHGVKVLFTAPTALRAIKQQDPEAKLLTAHDLSRFEALFLAGERCDPPTAEWAAARLARPVIDHWWQTETGWPITAGFRGLGLFPFKPGSGGRPAPGYDLQALDDAGAVLARGVSGNLAIRLPLPPGAAPTLWHNDAGFRTAYLSDFPGWYRTGDAGMIDDDGDVWVMGRTDDIINTAGHRLSTGAIEEVLASHPDVAECAVIGARDALKGQVPLGLAVLKAGVDRAPADIRAELVQLVRERIGPVASFKTALVVPRLPKTRSGKILRAAIRRLADGEAANPPPTIEDPTALDDIATALDGASR; from the coding sequence ATGAACCATCAAGAAAGTCGCTATGGCGAGGTCTATCGGGCTTGGCTGCGCGACCCCGCAGCCTGGTGGGCGGAGGCCGCGAGCGGCATTGCCTGGCACAAGAGCTGGGATCGCGTGTTCGATGCGTCGATCGGCCCCTATGGCGTCTGGTTTCCTGGGGCAGAGCTCAATATCTGCGAGAATTGCCTTGATCGCCACGTCGCCGCCGGCCGCGGCGCGCAGCCGGCGCTGATCTGGGACAGCCCGCTTACCGGCCGGATCGAACGCTTCACCTACGCCGAACTGACCGCGCGGGCCGCACGGGTCGCGGGCGCGCTCAAGGCGCTCGGCGTCGGCCGCGGCGATCGGGTGGTGATCTACATGCCGATGGTCCCGGAAGCGGCGATCACCATGCTCGCCTGCGCCCGGATCGGCGCCATTCATTCGGTGGTTTTCGGTGGATTCGCCGCCGCCGAACTCGCTGCCCGCATCGCCGATGCCAAGCCGCTTGTGATCGTCGCCGCGTCCTGCGGGTTGGAGCCCGGCCGCGTCGTCGCCTATCAGCCCATCCTCGATGCCGCCCTCGCGCTTTCGCCGCATCAGCCGGAGGCCTGCCTGATCCTGCAGCGCGAGATGGCGCCGGCGACACTGACCCCGGGGCGAGATCACGATTTTTTGACCGCGGAAGCAGCCGCGCAGCCGGCCGCGCCGGTGCCGGTGCGCGCCACCGATCCGCTCTATATTCTCTACACCTCCGGCACCACCGGGCGGCCGAAGGGGGTGGTGCGCGATCACGGCGGATACGCCGTCGCCCTCAATCTCTCGATGGGGATGATTTATGGTCTCGGCGCCGGCGATGTGTTCTGGACGGCCTCCGATGTCGGCTGGGTGGTCGGGCACAGTTATATCGTTTATGCGCCGCTGCTCGCCGGCTGTACCACCGTCATGTATGAGGGCAAGCCGGTGGGAACGCCGGATGCCGGCGCGTTCGGGCGGGTGATCGCGTCGCACGGGGTGAAAGTTCTGTTCACTGCGCCGACCGCGCTCCGCGCCATCAAGCAGCAGGACCCCGAGGCCAAATTGCTCACCGCCCATGATCTTTCGCGCTTTGAGGCGCTGTTCCTGGCCGGCGAGCGCTGTGATCCGCCGACCGCCGAATGGGCAGCGGCGAGGCTCGCGCGGCCGGTGATCGATCATTGGTGGCAAACCGAAACCGGCTGGCCGATCACCGCCGGCTTCCGCGGGCTTGGCCTGTTTCCCTTCAAGCCCGGCTCGGGTGGCCGGCCGGCGCCGGGTTATGATCTACAAGCGCTCGACGATGCAGGCGCGGTGCTGGCGCGTGGCGTGAGCGGCAATCTCGCCATTCGTTTGCCGCTGCCGCCGGGGGCCGCGCCGACGCTCTGGCACAATGACGCGGGGTTTCGCACCGCTTATCTCAGCGATTTTCCCGGCTGGTATCGCACCGGTGACGCCGGCATGATCGATGACGACGGCGATGTCTGGGTGATGGGCCGCACCGATGACATCATCAACACCGCCGGCCACCGGCTTTCCACCGGCGCGATCGAAGAAGTGCTGGCCTCGCACCCGGATGTCGCCGAATGCGCCGTTATCGGCGCTCGCGACGCGCTCAAAGGACAGGTGCCGCTCGGCCTTGCGGTGCTCAAAGCGGGGGTCGATCGGGCGCCGGCGGATATCCGCGCCGAGTTGGTGCAACTCGTGCGCGAGCGAATCGGCCCGGTCGCGTCGTTCAAGACCGCGCTGGTCGTGCCACGCTTGCCGAAAACCCGCTCTGGCAAAATTTTGCGCGCCGCCATCCGCCGCCTCGCTGACGGCGAAGCGGCCAATCCGCCGCCCACCATCGAGGATCCCACCGCTCTCGACGATATCGCGACCGCCCTCGATGGGGCCTCACGCTGA